In Natronomonas halophila, one DNA window encodes the following:
- a CDS encoding Na+/H+ antiporter NhaC family protein, translated as MPSLNLEPLTYDDIPSARRPSLRQALVPVLGVVLFLGVGSGYLKLAPHGPLLWSIVLTGAVGKYWLGYSWEDLYEGLADSLLMGLQAILILFVIYALIATWISAGTIPGLMYYGLAILTPDVFLPATALLAMVVAFSIGSSWTTAGTLGVAFIGIGAGLGVPTPMTAGAILSGAYAGDKQSPLSDTTNLAAAVTNTDLYDHIRAMRNGTVLAFGLSLVLYAALGLYAGDAIPAGRVAEIQGALAGTYDLSALVFLPLVVTFGLALYGVSALPALVAGVFAGTFTTVLVQGRSFIASWEVFLEGTAPETGVTLVNDLLASGGLSGSAWTISVVVAALALGGLLERTGVLAVLAHELASAVFGPRSLVIGTGISAILVNAFSAQQYMSIVVPGLTLRNLYDEYGLAGEDLSRAIESAGTPTGALIPWHAGAVYMSTALGVGTLAYFPYYFFAFLSPLVLFATTLLGGRYDETADTNPVESPSAAADD; from the coding sequence GTGCCTTCGCTGAACCTCGAACCGCTGACCTACGATGACATCCCGTCGGCGCGGCGTCCGAGCCTTCGACAGGCGCTGGTCCCCGTACTCGGGGTCGTCCTGTTTCTCGGCGTCGGTTCCGGGTATCTGAAACTGGCACCCCATGGGCCACTCCTCTGGAGTATCGTGTTAACCGGTGCGGTCGGCAAGTACTGGCTCGGCTACTCGTGGGAGGACCTCTACGAGGGCCTCGCCGATAGCCTGCTGATGGGCTTGCAGGCCATCCTCATCCTGTTCGTCATCTACGCGCTTATCGCGACCTGGATCAGCGCCGGGACCATTCCCGGACTGATGTACTACGGGCTCGCGATATTGACGCCGGACGTCTTCCTGCCGGCAACGGCGCTACTGGCGATGGTCGTCGCCTTCTCCATCGGTTCGTCGTGGACCACTGCCGGGACCCTCGGCGTGGCCTTCATCGGCATCGGGGCGGGCCTCGGCGTCCCCACCCCGATGACCGCTGGGGCCATCCTTTCCGGCGCCTACGCGGGTGACAAGCAGTCGCCGCTGTCGGACACGACGAACCTCGCGGCCGCGGTGACCAACACCGACCTCTACGACCACATTCGCGCGATGCGCAACGGAACGGTTCTTGCCTTCGGCCTCTCGCTCGTACTCTATGCGGCCCTCGGCCTGTATGCCGGCGACGCGATTCCCGCCGGCCGCGTCGCCGAGATTCAGGGCGCACTCGCCGGGACTTACGACCTCTCGGCGCTGGTCTTCCTGCCGCTCGTGGTCACGTTCGGACTGGCGCTCTACGGCGTCTCCGCGCTCCCGGCGCTCGTCGCCGGCGTCTTCGCCGGCACCTTCACGACGGTCCTCGTTCAGGGGCGGTCCTTTATCGCCTCCTGGGAGGTCTTCCTCGAAGGGACGGCACCCGAGACGGGCGTCACGCTCGTCAACGACCTGCTGGCCAGCGGCGGCCTCTCGGGGTCGGCCTGGACCATCTCGGTCGTCGTCGCCGCCCTCGCACTCGGCGGCCTCCTCGAACGGACCGGCGTCCTCGCCGTGCTCGCACACGAACTCGCGTCGGCCGTCTTCGGCCCGCGCAGCCTCGTTATCGGAACCGGCATCTCCGCCATCCTCGTCAACGCCTTTTCAGCCCAGCAGTACATGAGCATCGTCGTCCCGGGGCTCACCCTTCGGAACCTCTACGACGAGTACGGGCTGGCGGGCGAGGACCTCTCGCGGGCCATCGAGTCCGCGGGGACCCCGACCGGCGCGCTCATCCCGTGGCACGCCGGCGCCGTCTACATGTCCACCGCCCTCGGTGTGGGAACGCTCGCGTACTTCCCGTACTACTTCTTCGCGTTCCTATCACCGCTGGTCCTGTTCGCGACGACGCTCCTCGGCGGACGCTACGACGAGACGGCGGACACCAACCCCGTCGAGTCGCCGTCCGCAGCGGCCGACGACTGA
- a CDS encoding uracil-xanthine permease family protein, with protein MSETDGEIHLEYGRDEKPPLPKSILLGLQHVAVMIVPATAVAFIVAGAVGLNPADTAYIVQMVLLFSGLATIVQAYTVGPIGAKLPIVMGTSFTFVGAATTIGANQGLAAVFGAILVTGFAVEGLIGWQFKRIKPFFPPLVTGLVVVIIGLYLIPVAMDYSAGGVGASDYGALHNIGLAALVLGIAVVLNMFTRGVARLLSILVGISVGYAVAVAFGLVDFSPVFDAAWVAIPAPGRFGFEFDPVAIITFAFLFLVSAMETVGDMSGITAAEGRNPDDEEFRGGLFTDGLLSSLGSIFAAFPVTSFSQNVGIVNFTGVMSRHVVGISGVMLAILGLSPKVGAVVTTIPSAVFGGAVVLMAGMVAASGARLIALHTDLNRRNMVIMAVALGLGLGVTTRPDAISGLPQAAQTFFGEPVIMTALSALILNTFVPGDQSPLFDAPPEGPRDAPAPAVDDD; from the coding sequence ATGTCGGAAACTGACGGTGAGATACACCTCGAATACGGGCGAGACGAGAAGCCCCCGTTGCCGAAATCGATACTGCTCGGCCTCCAGCACGTCGCGGTGATGATCGTCCCGGCGACGGCGGTCGCGTTCATCGTCGCCGGCGCGGTCGGCCTCAATCCCGCCGACACCGCCTACATCGTCCAGATGGTCCTGCTGTTCTCGGGGCTGGCGACCATCGTGCAGGCCTACACGGTCGGGCCAATCGGCGCGAAACTCCCCATCGTTATGGGGACGAGTTTCACCTTCGTCGGCGCGGCGACGACTATCGGCGCGAATCAGGGCCTCGCGGCCGTCTTCGGCGCCATCCTCGTCACCGGCTTCGCCGTCGAGGGACTCATCGGCTGGCAGTTCAAACGCATCAAACCCTTCTTCCCACCGCTTGTGACCGGCCTCGTCGTCGTCATCATCGGCCTCTATCTCATCCCCGTCGCGATGGATTACTCCGCTGGCGGCGTCGGCGCCTCCGACTACGGCGCCCTGCATAACATCGGCCTCGCCGCCCTCGTGCTCGGCATCGCCGTCGTCCTCAACATGTTCACCCGCGGCGTCGCGCGCCTCCTCAGCATTCTCGTGGGCATCAGCGTCGGCTACGCCGTCGCCGTCGCCTTCGGTCTCGTCGACTTCTCGCCCGTCTTCGATGCTGCATGGGTTGCCATCCCGGCGCCCGGCCGCTTCGGCTTCGAGTTCGACCCCGTCGCCATCATCACCTTCGCGTTCCTCTTCCTCGTCTCCGCGATGGAAACCGTCGGTGACATGTCCGGTATCACCGCCGCCGAGGGCCGCAACCCCGACGACGAGGAGTTCCGCGGCGGCCTCTTTACCGACGGCCTGCTGTCCTCGCTCGGCTCGATTTTCGCGGCCTTCCCCGTCACGTCCTTCTCCCAGAACGTCGGCATCGTCAACTTCACGGGCGTCATGAGCCGTCACGTCGTCGGCATCAGCGGCGTCATGCTCGCGATTCTCGGCCTCAGCCCGAAGGTCGGCGCCGTCGTCACCACTATCCCCAGCGCCGTCTTCGGCGGCGCGGTCGTCCTGATGGCTGGGATGGTCGCCGCCAGCGGCGCCCGACTCATCGCTTTGCACACCGACCTCAACCGCCGGAACATGGTCATCATGGCCGTCGCGCTCGGCCTCGGTCTCGGTGTCACGACCCGCCCCGACGCCATCAGCGGCCTCCCGCAGGCCGCCCAGACGTTCTTCGGCGAACCCGTCATCATGACCGCGCTGTCGGCGCTCATCCTCAACACGTTCGTCCCCGGCGACCAGAGCCCGCTATTCGACGCACCGCCCGAGGGCCCCCGAGACGCGCCCGCGCCCGCCGTCGACGACGACTGA
- the hpt gene encoding hypoxanthine/guanine phosphoribosyltransferase: MERLRESLHEAPIIDKDGYQYLVHPISNGVPMLDPALLREAVSGVIRRADLDVDKIVAPEAMGIHLATALSLQTDIPLVVIRKRSYGLPNEVSLHKATGYSESEMYINDIEEGDRVLIVDDLLSTGGTLAAICGALDEIGADIADIVVVFRKAGDNAMDDVDHEVTSLLDISVDEDGVTIH, encoded by the coding sequence ATGGAACGCCTCCGCGAGTCCCTACACGAGGCACCGATTATCGACAAGGACGGCTACCAGTATCTGGTCCATCCCATCAGCAACGGGGTCCCGATGCTCGACCCCGCCCTCCTCCGGGAGGCCGTCAGCGGCGTCATCCGCCGCGCAGACCTCGACGTCGACAAAATCGTCGCCCCCGAAGCGATGGGTATCCATCTGGCGACCGCCCTCTCCTTGCAGACCGACATCCCGCTCGTCGTCATTCGCAAGCGCTCGTATGGCCTGCCCAACGAGGTGTCGCTCCACAAGGCGACGGGCTACTCCGAATCCGAGATGTACATCAACGACATCGAGGAGGGCGACCGCGTCCTCATCGTCGACGACCTGCTGTCGACCGGCGGCACGCTGGCGGCCATCTGCGGCGCGCTCGACGAAATCGGCGCCGACATCGCCGACATCGTCGTCGTCTTCCGGAAGGCCGGCGACAACGCGATGGACGACGTCGACCACGAGGTTACCAGCCTCCTCGATATCTCCGTCGACGAGGACGGCGTCACGATTCATTAA
- a CDS encoding glycosyltransferase has protein sequence MTRVSFVVPARNESEYIGDTLSSIDGQRTDESYEVIVADGGSVDGTTDIAREHGADVVQEGGQSIAGGRNAGAEAAEGEWLAFIDADTRIDPAYLETMLSFVDREGLVAASSKCRMTGPARARLVEWTINHVFPRLAAPVLPGFNTFVRRDIFEAVGGYPDVPNEDTAFSRTLGQRYPTGYHPDGLVESSGRRVADSGLTGTLYHYLRLDWGRLRSDRGRDIVK, from the coding sequence ATGACGCGTGTGAGTTTCGTCGTGCCGGCGCGCAACGAATCCGAGTATATCGGCGACACGCTATCGAGTATCGACGGCCAGCGGACCGACGAATCCTACGAGGTCATCGTCGCCGACGGCGGCAGCGTCGACGGCACCACGGATATCGCCCGCGAACACGGTGCCGATGTCGTTCAGGAGGGCGGCCAGAGCATCGCCGGTGGGCGTAACGCCGGCGCCGAGGCCGCCGAGGGCGAGTGGCTGGCGTTCATCGACGCCGATACGCGAATCGACCCCGCGTATCTCGAGACGATGCTGTCGTTCGTCGACAGGGAGGGACTGGTCGCGGCCTCCTCGAAGTGTCGGATGACCGGCCCCGCACGCGCGAGACTCGTCGAGTGGACCATCAACCACGTTTTCCCACGACTCGCTGCGCCCGTCCTCCCCGGATTCAACACGTTCGTCCGGCGGGACATCTTCGAGGCCGTCGGCGGCTATCCCGACGTACCCAACGAAGATACGGCCTTCAGCCGTACACTCGGCCAGCGGTATCCGACCGGCTACCATCCCGACGGCCTCGTCGAGAGTTCCGGCCGCCGCGTCGCGGATTCGGGACTGACCGGGACGCTGTATCACTACCTCCGGCTTGACTGGGGGCGACTCCGTTCGGACCGGGGACGAGATATCGTTAAGTGA
- a CDS encoding deoxyhypusine synthase → MSDDDHDHPEPDREEFHHDPVEHANVSAGMSVADLAEEYGKAGIGAADLSEAIDVTGEMFDSEDTTVFLGLAGAMVPAGMRQIVADLIREGHVDALVTTGANLTHDSIEAIGGKHHHGQAEHDEMSEREFDEQLRDEEVDRIYNVYLPQEHFALFEHHLREEVFDEIGEEVVSIAEFTSELGRANAAVNDREDIDEDSGIAAAAYENDVPVYVPAIQDSVLGLQAWLRSQVTGFSLDALKDMSPLNDLAYEADSTGAIVVGGGVPKNYVLQTMLVTPDAYDYAVQLTMDPPQTGGLSGATLDEARSWGKLKKDARNVSVYADATITLPLVVAGALDRVE, encoded by the coding sequence ATGAGCGACGACGACCACGACCACCCCGAACCGGACCGGGAGGAGTTCCACCACGACCCGGTCGAACACGCTAACGTCTCGGCGGGCATGTCCGTCGCGGACCTCGCCGAGGAGTACGGGAAGGCCGGTATCGGTGCCGCCGACCTCAGCGAGGCCATCGACGTCACCGGCGAGATGTTCGATAGCGAGGACACGACCGTCTTCCTCGGCCTCGCGGGCGCGATGGTTCCCGCCGGGATGCGGCAGATTGTCGCGGACCTCATCCGTGAGGGCCACGTCGACGCCCTCGTCACGACCGGCGCGAACCTCACCCACGACTCCATCGAGGCCATCGGTGGCAAGCATCACCACGGGCAGGCCGAACACGACGAGATGTCCGAACGCGAGTTCGACGAACAACTGCGCGACGAGGAGGTCGACCGCATTTATAACGTCTACCTGCCGCAGGAGCATTTCGCGCTCTTCGAGCACCATCTCCGCGAGGAAGTCTTCGACGAAATCGGCGAAGAGGTCGTCTCCATCGCGGAGTTCACCAGCGAACTCGGCCGGGCCAACGCCGCAGTCAACGACCGCGAGGACATCGACGAGGACTCCGGTATCGCGGCGGCGGCCTACGAGAACGACGTCCCCGTCTACGTCCCTGCGATTCAGGACTCCGTGCTTGGCCTGCAGGCGTGGCTCCGCTCGCAGGTAACCGGCTTCTCGCTGGACGCCTTAAAAGATATGTCGCCGCTCAACGACCTCGCCTACGAGGCCGATTCGACGGGCGCCATCGTTGTCGGCGGCGGCGTCCCCAAGAACTACGTCCTCCAGACGATGCTCGTGACGCCCGATGCCTACGACTACGCGGTGCAGTTGACGATGGACCCGCCCCAGACCGGCGGCCTCTCGGGGGCGACGCTGGACGAAGCCCGCTCGTGGGGCAAACTCAAGAAGGACGCCCGGAACGTCTCGGTATACGCCGACGCGACGATTACGCTCCCGCTCGTCGTCGCCGGCGCCCTCGACAGGGTGGAATAG
- a CDS encoding class II fumarate hydratase, whose translation MADDEQEYRTEEDSLGEMQVPADAYWGAQTQRAIGNFPVSGLTFQRRFIRALGIVKKSAAKANRELDLLEEDKAEAIIEAADEVIAGQHDEHFPVDIFQTGSGTSSNMNANEVIANRATEIYGGEIGTREIHPNDHVNYGQSSNDVIPTAMHVASLEAVERDVIPGLQTLADALEAKEKEFDDVVKTGRTHLQDATPVRLGQEFGGYRAQIEKGIQRVAGVRDSLGELALGGTAVGTGLNTHPEFPSRAAQHISSETGLEFQEASNHFEAQAAHDAMSEAHGALRTVAGSMNKIANDLRLLASGPRNGLGEIEQPENQPGSSIMPGKINPVVAESVNQVHKQVVGNDAAVSAGAARGEIDLNLYKPVLAYNFLQSANIIANSAELFGERFVAKLEANEDHCKKQVDQSMALATALNPAIGYDKASKVAKQALKEGKSVREVAVSQGYLTEEEADEVLDPAAMTERVILGDD comes from the coding sequence ATGGCTGACGACGAGCAGGAATACCGTACCGAAGAGGACAGTCTCGGCGAGATGCAGGTCCCGGCGGATGCCTACTGGGGCGCCCAGACCCAACGCGCCATCGGCAACTTCCCCGTCTCGGGGTTGACGTTCCAGCGCCGGTTCATCCGCGCGCTCGGCATCGTCAAGAAATCCGCGGCGAAGGCCAACCGTGAACTCGACCTGCTGGAGGAGGACAAGGCCGAGGCCATCATCGAGGCCGCCGACGAGGTCATCGCCGGCCAGCACGACGAGCACTTCCCGGTCGACATCTTCCAGACGGGGTCGGGTACGTCCTCGAACATGAACGCAAACGAGGTCATCGCCAACCGCGCCACCGAGATTTACGGCGGCGAAATCGGCACGCGTGAAATCCACCCCAACGACCACGTCAACTACGGGCAGTCCTCCAACGACGTCATCCCGACGGCGATGCACGTCGCCTCCCTCGAAGCAGTCGAGCGTGACGTCATCCCCGGTCTCCAGACGCTCGCCGACGCCCTCGAAGCGAAAGAAAAGGAATTCGACGACGTCGTCAAGACCGGCCGCACCCACCTGCAGGACGCCACGCCGGTCCGTCTGGGCCAGGAGTTCGGCGGCTACCGCGCCCAGATTGAAAAGGGCATCCAGCGCGTCGCCGGCGTCCGCGACAGCCTCGGCGAGCTCGCCCTCGGCGGTACCGCCGTCGGGACGGGTCTCAACACCCATCCGGAGTTCCCCTCGCGTGCCGCCCAGCACATCTCTTCGGAGACCGGCCTGGAGTTCCAGGAAGCCAGCAACCACTTCGAGGCCCAGGCCGCTCACGACGCCATGAGTGAAGCCCACGGCGCGCTCCGTACCGTCGCCGGGTCGATGAACAAGATCGCCAACGACCTCCGCCTGCTGGCCTCCGGCCCGCGGAACGGCCTCGGCGAAATCGAACAGCCCGAGAACCAGCCCGGGTCCTCGATTATGCCCGGCAAAATCAATCCGGTCGTCGCCGAGTCGGTTAATCAGGTCCACAAGCAGGTGGTCGGCAACGACGCCGCGGTTTCGGCCGGCGCCGCTCGCGGTGAAATCGACCTCAACCTCTACAAGCCCGTCCTGGCGTACAACTTCCTCCAGAGCGCGAACATCATCGCCAACAGCGCGGAACTGTTCGGCGAGCGCTTCGTCGCCAAACTGGAAGCCAACGAGGACCACTGCAAGAAGCAGGTCGACCAGTCCATGGCGTTGGCGACGGCGCTCAACCCCGCCATCGGCTACGACAAGGCTTCGAAGGTCGCAAAGCAGGCCCTCAAGGAGGGCAAATCGGTCCGCGAGGTCGCCGTCAGTCAGGGCTACCTCACCGAGGAGGAAGCCGACGAGGTGCTCGACCCCGCCGCGATGACCGAGCGGGTCATCCTCGGCGACGACTAA
- a CDS encoding BolA family protein: MTPEEVKERIESAIEDCEATVERTRGDHDDDHLRATVVSPAFEGESLLDQHDMVYDALGEAMTTEIHALELTTRTPE, translated from the coding sequence ATGACTCCCGAAGAGGTCAAGGAACGCATCGAGTCGGCAATCGAGGACTGCGAGGCGACGGTCGAACGTACGCGCGGTGACCACGACGACGACCATCTGCGGGCGACGGTGGTCTCGCCGGCCTTCGAGGGGGAGTCGCTCCTCGACCAGCACGACATGGTCTATGACGCCCTCGGCGAGGCGATGACCACCGAGATTCACGCTCTGGAGTTGACGACGCGGACGCCCGAGTGA
- a CDS encoding tRNA sulfurtransferase: MDCVVVRYGELSTKGRPVRRNMEEQLRSNLAAALDARDINGDVDRTAGRLIIDTEATEAAVDAASDLPGVVSASPARTVDPDAEVIYEALADLAREREGEFETYAVRASRAGDHPFTSPQLEREGGAAVGEAVDAAVDLDNPDVTFEADVRHQVAYVFAERRKGPGGLPVGTQEPLVALVSGGIDSPVAAFEAMRHGSPVIPVYVDLGDYGGVDHRARAIAACEHLAARAPNHDITPYVVDGGESVDHIAGHVDRGRMLSLRRYFFAVAEAIAEQEDAAGIVTGEALGQKSSQTARNLQVTSAAVDMPVHRPLFSVDKPEIVERAKVLGTFEDAGISAGCNRLAPDKPETKGRLEGLLKVEPDDIFERARADAADAERVDI, encoded by the coding sequence ATGGATTGTGTCGTCGTTCGCTACGGCGAACTCAGCACGAAGGGCCGGCCCGTCCGCCGCAACATGGAGGAGCAACTGCGCTCGAACCTTGCGGCCGCCCTCGATGCCCGCGACATCAACGGCGACGTCGACCGGACCGCGGGCCGCCTCATCATCGACACCGAAGCGACCGAGGCCGCCGTCGACGCTGCCAGCGACCTTCCGGGCGTCGTTTCCGCCAGCCCTGCCCGGACCGTTGACCCGGACGCCGAGGTCATCTACGAGGCGCTTGCTGACCTCGCCCGTGAGCGCGAAGGCGAGTTCGAAACATACGCCGTCCGCGCCTCACGCGCGGGCGACCACCCGTTCACCAGCCCACAACTCGAACGCGAGGGGGGCGCCGCCGTCGGCGAGGCCGTCGATGCCGCTGTGGATTTGGACAACCCCGACGTGACCTTCGAGGCCGACGTGCGCCATCAGGTCGCCTACGTCTTCGCCGAGCGTCGGAAGGGGCCCGGCGGCCTCCCCGTCGGCACTCAAGAACCGCTCGTCGCGCTCGTCTCCGGCGGTATCGACTCACCCGTCGCTGCCTTTGAGGCCATGCGCCACGGTTCGCCGGTCATCCCCGTCTACGTCGACTTAGGCGATTACGGCGGCGTCGACCACCGCGCCCGCGCCATCGCGGCCTGCGAGCATCTCGCCGCCCGCGCGCCGAACCACGACATCACGCCCTACGTCGTCGACGGCGGGGAGTCGGTCGACCACATCGCGGGCCACGTCGACCGCGGGCGGATGCTCTCGCTGCGGCGCTACTTCTTCGCCGTCGCTGAAGCTATCGCCGAACAGGAGGACGCCGCCGGCATCGTCACCGGCGAGGCGCTCGGGCAGAAATCAAGCCAGACCGCGCGGAACCTGCAGGTGACCAGCGCCGCCGTCGATATGCCGGTTCACCGGCCACTCTTTTCGGTCGACAAACCCGAAATCGTCGAGCGGGCGAAGGTGCTGGGGACCTTCGAGGACGCCGGGATTTCGGCCGGCTGTAATCGGCTTGCGCCCGACAAGCCCGAAACGAAGGGCCGACTGGAGGGCCTACTGAAGGTCGAACCGGACGATATCTTCGAGCGGGCGCGTGCGGACGCGGCCGACGCCGAACGGGTCGATATTTAA
- the fen gene encoding flap endonuclease-1 → MGNADIRQLAVLEPKPFEELTGAVVAIDAHNWLYRYLTTTVKFTRSEAYTTDDGEEVANLIGVVQGLPKFFEHDITPVFVFDGGVTELKDDEIAERREQREEYEDQLETAREEGAEAADIAALESRTQRLTDTIQETTRELLDLLDVPYLEAPAEGEAQTAHMARNGDVDYAGSEDYDSLLLGAPKTLRQLTSKGDPECMYFDRTLEKHDLTWEQLVDAAILMGTDFNEGLSGVGPKTAIKLINEHGDLWGVLESRDDDIPNAERIQHMFLDPDVTDDYEYDTDINPDLDAAKSYVTDEWGVPADEVERGFERIEESVVQTGLDRWS, encoded by the coding sequence ATGGGAAACGCGGATATCCGACAACTGGCGGTCCTCGAGCCCAAACCCTTCGAGGAACTGACGGGCGCAGTGGTCGCCATCGACGCCCACAATTGGCTGTACCGCTATCTGACGACGACGGTCAAGTTCACTCGAAGCGAGGCCTACACCACCGACGACGGCGAGGAAGTCGCCAACCTCATCGGCGTCGTCCAGGGGCTGCCGAAGTTCTTCGAACACGACATCACGCCCGTCTTCGTCTTCGACGGCGGCGTCACCGAACTCAAAGACGACGAGATTGCCGAGCGGCGCGAACAGCGTGAAGAGTACGAAGACCAACTCGAAACCGCCCGCGAGGAGGGCGCCGAAGCCGCCGATATCGCCGCCCTCGAATCCCGTACCCAGCGGCTCACCGACACGATTCAGGAGACGACACGGGAGTTACTCGATTTGCTCGACGTGCCCTATCTCGAAGCGCCCGCAGAAGGCGAGGCACAGACCGCCCACATGGCCCGCAACGGCGACGTCGACTACGCCGGCTCCGAGGACTACGACAGCCTGCTTTTGGGCGCGCCCAAGACCCTCCGGCAACTCACCAGTAAGGGTGACCCCGAGTGCATGTACTTCGACCGAACCCTCGAAAAGCACGACCTGACGTGGGAACAACTGGTCGACGCCGCCATCCTCATGGGTACGGACTTCAACGAGGGCCTCTCCGGCGTCGGCCCGAAAACCGCGATTAAACTCATCAACGAACACGGCGACCTCTGGGGGGTGCTTGAATCACGTGATGATGACATCCCCAACGCCGAGCGCATCCAGCATATGTTCCTCGACCCCGACGTGACCGACGACTACGAGTACGACACCGACATCAACCCCGACCTCGACGCCGCGAAATCCTACGTCACCGACGAGTGGGGAGTCCCGGCCGACGAGGTCGAACGCGGCTTCGAGCGCATCGAGGAATCCGTCGTCCAGACGGGGCTCGACCGCTGGAGCTAG
- a CDS encoding GNAT family N-acetyltransferase, whose protein sequence is MAPDTAAPVLLGWPEDGPTLRLDYREFSYAGKFVMSNTGKAVIRRADARDAATDGKWDEDILAAVAFNEDRTDSETLWLRYVTVREDCRGEGLGPRLCAFVAERAGPRGYERVRIAVNNPFAYEALYKAGFAFTGEETGVAELVLERPARERAEQPTEQYQAGFDVYRRRKLSAAETDFLERKHGAEPPSDE, encoded by the coding sequence ATGGCGCCCGATACCGCCGCTCCCGTACTTCTCGGCTGGCCCGAGGACGGGCCGACGCTCCGGTTGGATTACCGCGAGTTCAGCTACGCCGGGAAGTTCGTCATGTCGAATACGGGCAAGGCGGTGATTCGACGGGCGGACGCCCGAGACGCCGCTACGGACGGCAAGTGGGACGAAGACATACTCGCGGCCGTGGCGTTCAACGAAGACCGGACCGATTCCGAGACGTTGTGGCTCCGGTACGTGACGGTCCGCGAGGACTGCCGGGGAGAGGGACTCGGTCCGCGCCTCTGTGCGTTCGTCGCCGAGCGTGCGGGCCCCCGTGGCTACGAGCGCGTACGCATCGCGGTTAACAACCCGTTCGCCTACGAGGCGCTCTACAAGGCTGGGTTCGCCTTCACTGGCGAGGAGACGGGCGTCGCCGAACTCGTCCTCGAACGGCCGGCGCGCGAGCGGGCCGAGCAACCGACGGAGCAGTATCAGGCGGGCTTCGACGTCTACCGACGACGAAAGCTGTCAGCAGCCGAGACGGATTTTCTGGAACGAAAACACGGTGCGGAACCGCCGTCTGACGAGTGA
- a CDS encoding class I SAM-dependent methyltransferase, with protein MNRWDVTAFDAFAPLYDLVMPAADSVSLRKGLACADREVERIVEVGGGSGRAAREVGAAVLDPARGMLERAQAKGLETVQASATDLPLATESVDAVLVVDALHHFPNHDRCLSEIARVLAPGGVLVVREFDRSTRRGYLLELAERAVAFDSTFYSAAELGERIDAAGLDARPVEYGFGMTVVGVKD; from the coding sequence ATGAACCGCTGGGACGTGACTGCCTTCGACGCGTTCGCCCCGCTCTACGACCTCGTGATGCCAGCGGCCGATTCCGTCTCCCTGAGAAAGGGTCTGGCCTGCGCGGACCGCGAGGTCGAGCGCATCGTCGAGGTCGGCGGCGGGTCCGGCCGAGCCGCGAGGGAGGTCGGCGCTGCGGTGCTCGACCCCGCTCGCGGGATGCTCGAACGGGCGCAAGCGAAAGGTCTGGAGACGGTACAGGCCAGCGCGACGGACCTGCCGCTGGCGACGGAATCGGTCGATGCGGTCCTCGTCGTGGACGCGCTCCATCACTTCCCGAATCATGACCGTTGTCTGTCGGAAATCGCTCGCGTCCTCGCGCCGGGCGGCGTCCTCGTAGTTCGGGAGTTCGACCGCTCGACACGACGGGGGTATCTGCTCGAACTCGCCGAGCGAGCGGTCGCCTTCGATTCGACGTTCTATTCGGCAGCGGAGTTAGGCGAGCGTATCGACGCCGCGGGGTTGGACGCACGGCCCGTCGAATACGGCTTCGGGATGACCGTCGTCGGCGTCAAGGACTAA
- a CDS encoding DUF3054 domain-containing protein translates to MADQSFLEQRLDAGTWPIAVGDIVVLLAFLLVGTAQHRPGLSPIDVLMTEPLAFVNAAAPFIVGWLIAAPLIGAYSPGAGSAPNSSIPLAIRSWIPAAVIGFAIRATPFVEGNVQLTFIAVITAGGAVVLAVWRFIYFKVR, encoded by the coding sequence ATGGCAGACCAATCGTTCCTTGAACAGCGACTCGACGCCGGCACCTGGCCCATCGCGGTCGGCGACATCGTCGTCCTGCTGGCGTTCCTGCTGGTCGGCACGGCCCAACACCGACCGGGCCTCTCGCCTATCGACGTCCTCATGACCGAACCGCTCGCCTTCGTCAACGCCGCCGCGCCCTTCATCGTCGGCTGGCTCATCGCCGCACCTCTCATCGGCGCGTATTCGCCGGGCGCCGGTTCCGCACCCAACTCCTCGATTCCGCTCGCGATTCGCTCGTGGATACCTGCCGCAGTTATCGGGTTCGCAATCCGTGCGACGCCGTTCGTCGAAGGAAACGTCCAACTCACCTTCATCGCCGTCATCACTGCCGGTGGGGCCGTCGTCCTCGCAGTCTGGCGGTTCATCTACTTCAAAGTGCGATAA